One Hevea brasiliensis isolate MT/VB/25A 57/8 chromosome 5, ASM3005281v1, whole genome shotgun sequence genomic region harbors:
- the LOC131179897 gene encoding putative F-box protein PP2-B12: MAGNTGGDMSVLPEDCVAKVLSFTDPGDAARLSMVSSTFKSAAESDTVWEQLLPPDYRSIIFQSSDSSLLASTSSKKELFLRLCDNPILIDDGKKSFSLDKLSGKKCYMLSARDLMIAWGDTPRYWKWTSELESRFAEVAELIGVCWLEIRGKIDTCMLSQDTLYGAYLVYRTTARTYGFEYQPVDVTVGLAGAEVCKRSFHLVAEREQQEKQLCQFLSSQVGLFRHSRASGSQSPAVPTGEKNNGQYPQKREDGWLEMELGQFFNKDGEEGELEMSIMEVKGGDCKGGLIVLGIEIRPKEDAYEKK; this comes from the exons ATGGCAGGGAATACCGGTGGAGATATGTCCGTCTTACCTGAAGACTGCGTAGCAAAGGTCCTGTCGTTTACGGATCCTGGGGATGCAGCCAGGTTGTCTATGGTCTCTTCCACGTTCAAGTCGGCAGCGGAATCCGACACCGTTTGGGAGCAGCTCCTTCCCCCAGATTATCGCTCTATTATCTTCCAATCCTCTGATTCTTCTCTCTTGGCCTCTACTTCCTCCAAGAAAGAGCTCTTTCTCCGTCTCTGCGACAATCCTATCCTCATTGATGACGGCAAGAAG AGCTTTTCACTGGACAAATTGAGTGGGAAGAAATGTTACATGCTTTCTGCGAGGGACCTCATGATCGCATGGGGTGATACTCCTAGATACTGGAAATGGACTTCTGAACTTGAGTCCAG ATTTGCTGAAGTAGCTGAGCTTATTGGCGTGTGCTGGCTTGAAATCCGTGGTAAAATTGATACTTGTATGTTATCCCAGGACACGCTCTATGGAGCTTACCTTGTGTATAGGACAACTGCAAGAACCTATGGATTTGAATACCAGCCTGTAGATGTAACTGTGGGACTTGCCGGTGCTGAAGTTTGTAAGCGAAGTTTTCATTTGGTTGCAGAAAGAGAGCAGCAGGAGAAGCAGCTATGCCAATTTTTGTCGAGCCAAGTCGGGTTATTCCGCCACAGCCGTGCATCAGGGTCGCAATCACCTGCAGTACCAACCGGAGAGAAGAACAATGGTCAATATCCACAGAAAAGAGAAGATGGATGGTTGGAGATGGAACTTGGCCAGTTCTTTAACAAGGATGGTGAAGAAGGGGAATTGGAAATGAGCATTATGGAAGTGAAAGGAGGTGATTGTAAAGGCGGGCTTATTGTTCTTGGGATAGAGATTAGGCCGAAAGAGGATGCATATGAAAAGAAATAA